GATTTTTTGTACATTCCCCATTACTTTTTCTATTGGTGACCAGATAAACACTAAATAAAGTGCAACACTCATTAAAATAATAAGAATCCAAACCAAGAATCGATGCATTGTTGATTGTTTAGGTAATAAAAGTCCAATTTCCTTTTCCTTCATTTATTACACCTCCAAAATAAATTCAAATAAAAAGAAACAAAACACAAAAAATAATAAATCGTATCCTGCCATTAAACTAATCCAAGAGAACAAACTTTCAATTTCTTCGACTTGTATTAATATGATTCGAGTAGATTGGACAGCTGCAATCACAATTGGACTAATCACAGGAAACAAAATGATCGGCAGCAACATTTCACTGCTTCGTGAGTTTGCAGAAAGTGCTGCTAAAAAAGTACCAACACAAATGAAACCAACACTACCTAAAAATAAAACAATTAGAAATAATAATAAATTTCCATTCATTTTATAATCAAACAAAATAAATAAAAGTGGAATCGTAATCATTTGCACAAACAAAACAATAATAAAATTTGAGAGAAATTTCCCTAAATATATACTAGATGGATCTATTGGGGAAACAATTAATCCGTGTAAACTATCATTATATTGCTCTGATATAAATGACCGGTTCAAACCTAAAATTCCAGCAAATATTGTAATTACCCATATCATACCTGGAATAACTGCTCTTACAGTGTTATTCGTAGGATCAAAAGCAAAACTGAAAGTAACAATTACAAGTCCTGAAAAGATTAACATTGTACTGAAAACTTGTTTAGTTTTCCACTCCGCATATAAATCCTTCCAGGTGATAGCCAAAGCTGCTTTTATTAAAGCTCTCATATTTAGCCCACCTGTCGTAAATAGATTTCTTTTAATTGATGTACATTTTTGTCCTTTAATACAAAATCATCGATGATTACACCTTTTTTCATTAAAAGAAATCGGTCACATGTTTCAATCGCTTGAGCTAAATCATGTGTAACCATTAAAATAGTTGTTCTCTGTTCTTTCTTTTTTAAAATGACTTCATTTAAAATACCAATGGCTTGTTGGTCAAGTCCCGTATGTGGTTCATCTAAAATTAATATCGATGGATCATGAACAATCGCCCTAACAATGGCCAAACGTTGAATCATTCCTCTAGAAAAAGAACGAACTGGCTCATCCATAAAAAACTGTAATCCTACTTCGCGAATCAATTCTTTCACTTTATTTTCAAGCTGGTTAACTTGATATAATTTACCGAAAAAAGTCAAGTTTTCTACAGGAGAAAGATGTTCATATAAATAGCTGTTATGTGCTAAAAAACCAATCTTATTTTTAATTTCTAAATTATTTTCTTTTATTGAGACATTGTCGATCATTACATGACCAAAAGATGGTTTCATTAATCCCCCGATAATTTTAAGAATAGTGCTTTTCCCCGCACCATTAGGACCTAATATCCCAATCGTTTCGCCTTGATTTACAGTGATATTAATATCCTTTAAAATTGTTTTTTCTCCAATTGTTTTGTTTAGAGCTACCGTCTTAATCACTGTAAAAACCCCCTTTACTTATTCA
The window above is part of the Chengkuizengella sediminis genome. Proteins encoded here:
- the ccmA gene encoding heme ABC exporter ATP-binding protein CcmA, whose protein sequence is MIKTVALNKTIGEKTILKDINITVNQGETIGILGPNGAGKSTILKIIGGLMKPSFGHVMIDNVSIKENNLEIKNKIGFLAHNSYLYEHLSPVENLTFFGKLYQVNQLENKVKELIREVGLQFFMDEPVRSFSRGMIQRLAIVRAIVHDPSILILDEPHTGLDQQAIGILNEVILKKKEQRTTILMVTHDLAQAIETCDRFLLMKKGVIIDDFVLKDKNVHQLKEIYLRQVG
- a CDS encoding heme exporter protein CcmB, whose protein sequence is MRALIKAALAITWKDLYAEWKTKQVFSTMLIFSGLVIVTFSFAFDPTNNTVRAVIPGMIWVITIFAGILGLNRSFISEQYNDSLHGLIVSPIDPSSIYLGKFLSNFIIVLFVQMITIPLLFILFDYKMNGNLLLFLIVLFLGSVGFICVGTFLAALSANSRSSEMLLPIILFPVISPIVIAAVQSTRIILIQVEEIESLFSWISLMAGYDLLFFVFCFFLFEFILEV